The sequence below is a genomic window from Lolium perenne isolate Kyuss_39 chromosome 7, Kyuss_2.0, whole genome shotgun sequence.
gacgacggcgacggcgactacacggtgttctaccgccatttgggcatgtagagcgccgtgttttaaaattagcgtttgaattcacctagccgaattcgaaatatagtcgaattcggcctctatgtatgaactccgcccgttttagtctaaatatcattaaatttagtctatattcacccgaatttagccgaagtttgtcaagtttccgttttttaaattcgcatcgtcgacttcgcctgggcacgcggctgggaaactactgccccccacgccaaaccttcctccaatccggacgaaaatttcgccggatttgggcgtggggagcgccaacgagtggggatgctcttaggctAGTCATAGTTCGGAGTAACTTAggctagtaacatgacatatgttactagtctaagttactacatccatagtgggtagtaactaatATGTGGTGTCATGTATTGTGTTATTTACTATGGTGTAGACTCAACttgtcttggggtgtgtgatgttatggtaacatagctagttaccacctcactctctttcttcattcattgtcatatcatgtcaccaaaatgtcttggattgtgtgatgttactagctaagttactcccactatgagcagtcttaccATAAAAGTTTGCAGTACAGGGTACATTCCACTGCATCAAATTTCGCAGATGCATACAATCGAACACCTTCGTTGGGGCATCCTCCATGACGCAGAGCTCCTACCCCCACCATGACGCGTAGCTCCCTCCCCTCCTCCAAGGGCACGACCATGGTGAGTTCCCTCCCCTTCCTCAGTCACCTCCGACCCTTCCCCTCTGCGAGCTGGACGACGTGCAGCGACACATTGAGGTGTCAGCCTGTCAGGGAGAGGTGGTTGACCTGCGACGAGGCCTGTCCATGGTCATGCCGCCTCCGCAAGGTACCCTCCCCTCCATCTGCTTCTCTCCCTGGATCCCTACCAGGTCGGGCCTCTTTCTTCTTGACGCTCCCTCCGGCCACTGGCCATCATCCATGGAAGCCACCGGCCATGGAGACAAAGGATCTCAGGTTAGCAAGCCATCAACAATTTCATTTGGTATGTATGATCTCAGGGCGCTATCGGCAGCTGAGGTGTATACCATCACCCCATTAAGCATCTCAAATGCATATGACTAAGCAGATGGGTTATTCTGTGGGGTAGGAACAAACCTgaggaaaaggaaaaaaataagAAATTGAAGTTGGAAGAAGCTAAAATTGTATAATACGCATGCAGGATTCTGAAGCCTTAAAAGGATGAGCAAATAGGTAAGCAGTACAAGGCATTGCCAATCCAATCTAACATTGACAACAACATGATAAAACTGATGTAGCATGTTAGTTTTAGAGTTCAAGACTGTTAGAAACACCCATTATGTCAGATAAGCGCATAACATAACTAACCATCAAATTATCCAACAAGAGGTAGCCTGCGTTGGTTAGGATTTTTTTGTAAAAGTGCAACCAGAAACCATTCCAGCACCTTGCCACTAACATAGACACAAGCTCCAAATTTAAGATGTGCCATAACGGCAATCAGCAAAACAGCCAGCAGAGGATAATATACCCTTAGGAACAGGGCACACCCCACAGGTCTAAACAAAAATCGTAAGGAAACATCCAAGAATTTTATGTTGTCTCTATACACGTAAAAAAATATGTTACTTGATGAGTCATTCAAGTGCCATGTGTCTCTATACCCGTAATCATCATTCTGAAAACATATATCATGTACTGTGGTTGTTCCAACACAAATCATGTACTGTGATGCAATTATACAAGTGGCTATTGAGCTGCAGATCAAACAATATAATTTTTTATGACAATTAACTCCACATATATTCTTTGTGAAATGAAGGGAACTGGTTGAGATGGCAAACATTCAAAATCATAAATCATGAATAAACAAAAATGGGAATCCTCATTAATTGAATTCTATTTTTACTCGAGATGGCCCACTAATTGAAGACACAACTATTTTTACTTGCCACACCTGTATGACTGATTGACTATGCACCCAGTTAGAATACATGGAATAGTCATGGAAGCCTGAAAAATGCAGTAAGTGAAGTACTTTGGTTTGCATTACCAACTGCGGAAAAATATAATCCATCCATAGTTTAACAGGCATAAGACAAAATATTTGAGTCAGACTTAGAATTTGGATCCATCAGGGTAATATTTGGGCCCAATTACCTAGATCTAAAAGGAAGTATCAATATATACATACTCGTAGAGCACTTTCTTGATTGGGTCGTAGCGGATCAAAACTCGACAAACAAGTCTACCACCGAGAGCCAAACAAATTAACAAAAAGCTAATAGATAAATCATTTGAAGGGATCATACATTGGCTGGTATACCAGATAGAGCAATGATGGCAAACTCAAAACTGCTTTATATGTGCATTGTAGATAAATAATCAATGAAGCATCAAAGGTAAAGAAAGAAAATATGAGAGGTGATACCTTATCCTTCCTGTATGTAATACAAATCAGTCAATTGTGGGCAGCATCACCCAATTGCGGATACCCTGTCAACTGGATCCTCCCGATGCTAGGAACAGAATGCATAAATACATATAAATCCCCTAAGAAACAGTCATAACGGAACAAACCAAGAAAAAACTTAATCACCTTCATATATCCGTAAAGGTCTCCTACTTATCTGATCTGGATCTGTATCCTTTCCCATCTTCTcatggttttcttatttaagaagggTGACCAAGCTTGCACTTGGTGCATGTATGCTGCAATGAGAATATCATTACTCAGCATCATTGTTAAAGCGTTAAATCAAGTATTAGCTAAACCAATAGCACGGTCATCTACGGAAGTCTAATGCAgacaaaatgaaacaaaagaaaacaggTCATAACCAGCTCATTGTCACTCCCAATTGGCAGCGCGGTTCTCATATACATGCAAGACTTTTGTAACTGCTCCATTGAATGGAGGAAAGGTATGAAATTTCCTTACCCAGCCATCAGGTGTGCCACTACTGAAAATATCTATGTAATGCATGGTATCTAGTCCTTTCTCTACATGTGACATTGTCTCTAGATTTAGTAGTATTTGATTGCAGGTTTTGTTGCTCAGAACTGAGGCTAGATCCTTTCAAACCCATTTCCATTCTCTGTACTACAAGTGCAAAAGCTAGCACAACCTTAATGAAGCAAAACCGGTTTGTCCTAAGAACACATAAGTGCAAGAACTCATCTTGCTCGGGGCTACGAAGCACCGATACGGCGGTACGGGATACGGCAATTTCAGAAATCAGCAATACGGCGATACGCGAGTATATATATAAAATTAATAATATGCCATGTAAAAAAGACAGAATAATGCGTGAGATGAGATGAAAATGCTGCCCCATTTGtagcctttccaagtcctcactgACCCAATTGATCCTGCAGATGCCAGGCCGGTATCTCATTCCCTCACCAGCCCCAGCAATCAAAGCATCAGCGCACATCGCGCAACCCAGCAAGGCAGCAAGCAGCAGCAATCACGCATGGATAGCACAGCAGCCCAAACGTCTAGGTGTCCAGCAGATCATCAAGCAAGCAGCAGCAGCGCAGAATGCAAGATGGGAGCAAACAGGGAGGAAGCATTTACTTTGCTGATGGCGATGTGCGACGGCGGAGGGGCGAATCCAGGTGGGCAGAATAGAGAACACATTcgtcctttttaagtagtgtgaTGTAGATGTAGATAGATAGATATTCTTGAAATTTGGTTATCATCAACCACTCTCACGTCCTTTTACTTGTTTCCCGTGTGGATGGTGTTGTAAGATGACATATGTTTAATATATGTGCGGTAAACTTCAAAAACATCTGGCAACCATTTTTTCGGTGGCTGCGTCTAACCACTTAAGCATATCCCCTGAACCAAACAGTCCCTACCAACGGTCAGATCATCGCACCATATGACATTAGTCCGGTAGTCCCACCTTCACTTAGTTTTGCAATGATCCCCCCAAAAGCACAACGCAGGGCCATatcctctctttttttttatcccGTGTTCTTCCCCAATCACCATCTTTTCATTTCGCACGGAGGCGGCTCCCGGTGACGTGCGATGACTTTGCAGCGCCGAAAGATTGGACGTTGCTCTGTACAAGTTTCGATTTGGATTCTAAAGTTGTAACCAAATCGTTTCTTCATTGACTGGGTGCACGGATCCATGGATGGGGAGTCCAGATCTTGCCTAATATTTTGGAAACCACTTATTTTGGGTTCGTTTTTTTCtcagattttgaattgaaagtAATCATTCATGTATATGTGTGGAAAGGGGCGAGCAGTATATTCGTCTATTAGTTTTTAATGTTGAAGATTTTCCTGATCTTCTTCCTTCTTAGGTTTTGGATTCCAAGTAGGTAGAAAAAAAACTTTCAAGATCTTCAATGGTGCAAATCTGGAGAGCGAATCTGTTTGTTCATCTGTCAAAGCAACTAGGGATGTGTTGAAGAATTACTAATATGCTAGATTACACGGGTGTTTGCAGAAACTGTGTAGCATGTGGTTGGTGGGGGAGGAAGACTCAAATCTGAACGTTGGCACATGATCCGACGGTGTTGAGCagaaattttcaaattttcagaatCTGGTATGTTTTCACCTGATACACCCCCCCTATAAGAAAACCTTGATACTTCAGAATTTCTCTAAGCTTAACTGATGCTGGCATTTATTGAGACGTTGGAAAATCTGAAGTTTGTAAGCTAAGCTTCTGGTTGAATTATAATGACGTAGCAGAGCCGGTAAACTGAGCTTCATATCTCAGAGTTTGTAAACTAAATTTGATATCCCAGAGATTGTGAACTAATTATTGATGGGTAATCTTTGTGATGTGTTGTTTTTGGTTTGTTTGTTTCTACTGAACTCTGTGAATTACCCCTGAAACAATGTTTTGGGTTTTCTTAGGCACCTTGCGAAAAATCATTGAAGGGAATGAGAGCCTTTTTTATATCTTATTATTCACATTTTGATATAGCTGCACATCACAAAATGTATATCTCTGAAGACACAAGTTGTAGCTAAGAGCCACTTTTAGTATTTTTTATTCACATTTCTATATAGCTGCACAACACAAATTTAAAATTTCCAAGACTACTTCTGCACAAGTTGTAGCAAAAACTTCAAATCTTGCTAACTGAGAAGAAACTGATTAATCTGCAACACTGCGTCTCTCGGACGCCAAAAATGACCACCATTATCATCTGCTGCTGGACCTCCAATCCATGATCGCAGACCGGAGCGAGTGATTCGGTATCAGACTCCTGCTCTGCAACCTCAGGTTCGTCATCGGCGACTTGTCCTTCATGCCAAGCCACATCTCGATCGCCTTCCGGTCGTACGTGTACCCGTCGGAGGCGACGACAGGATCCACCATCACCTCCTGAAGAATGGGGCAGAGGAAATGGCCTGGAGGAGCCGTGGCCGCTGATGCTGACCGGACAAGACGAGCGGCCCTGGCGGCGACGTCCTTGATCCGTTCCAGCGCTGGCAGAACGTGCTCGTGCAGCCCGGGCCGGTCCCTGCGCCGCATCTCGGCGCACCGGAGTGCCAACACGGCTAGCTCCTGCGCCTCTTCCAGCGGCCACTTGCCGCCGGTTGCGTCCAGAATGTCCGTGAAGGCGCTGCCACCGTCTTCCAGCGCAGTCTCCACGGCGTGTGCGAGCCCCAGCGGCGAAGTTCTCCCCGTTAGAAGCTGCAGCACCACGACGCCGAGTGCGTACACGTCGGACTTGGCCGACACGGCGCCTGTGCGCTGGTACTCCGGGTCGATGTAACAGAACGTGCCCACCGGCGCCGTGTTCTTAACCATCGTGTGCTGGCCTTCTCCCGTGGCTCGGAGTGGCAGCGCCGTGGAGAGGCCGACGTCGCCGACCTTGCTGGCGAGGTTCCGGTCGAGCAGGATGTTAGCCGGCTTCAGGTCGCGGTGGATGATGGGGTCCGGCCTGGCACTATGGAGGAACGCGACGGCGGTGGCTACCTCCCAGGCGATGCGGATGCGGTCGTACCAGGCGAGCGGCGGCGTGCCGTTCCGGCGGTGGTGAAGCATGTCGTCCAGGCTGCCGTTCTCCATGAATTCATACACCACGCAGCCGTGTTCCGGGCAGGcgcccagcagcagcagcaggtgaGGGTGCCGGATCTTGCCAAGCACCTCAAGCTGTAGCAAAAAAGATGCACAGTTGTAATACAGAAGTTCAGAAAACAGAGTAGTTCAGAGAACAGAAACAGATGCGTTGTTAAAAACCACATCTTAACTCGGGAGAGTCTTGATATTAAAATCATCCCTCGGCTCAATGAGCAGATACAAAAGAAAAATTGTGTGTTGCCAAGTAAAATATAGTACCTCCTGCTGTAACTGCTTGGATCCAAAACCTTCAAGGGAGTTCAGAACTTTCACCGCTGCAACCGTATGTGGAAACTTTGCCCTGTAGACTGTTCCATATGTTCCCTTGCCGATCACAAGATCACTTGAAAACGATGAAGTCGCCGCTTGTAACTGTTCCCATGAGTACCTATTATACTCGGTAAAAAATCGTCCGGCAATTTCCTGTCCTGTTTTCTTTTCGACGGCACTTTGGTGATCACCATTAGTCTGTATTGCTTCCCTTTCAGAAGAGTCTAGGCTGGTTTGAGATTCTGTTTTGGTTACATTATGTTCTTCTCTTTCCATTTTCCTTACCAATCTCCTCACCATATGTTCTGTCATGTCGATCTCTCTGTGCTTAATTTGCTCCTTGTTGTGCCGAATTCCCAAGGTATCGCATACCTAACAGCAAAGATATAACAAGAAGCAAATAAGGCATTGTAGGTCACTAGACACTTTTAATTAGTGTTTAAACCTTACTTTCTGAGGGGAGTCAACCGATTCATTCTGATCAACTTCATGAAGCTTCTGAAGATGTTGCAGCTTGACTTTGATATTCTCAATTTCAAGCTTCAGGTCGCGCTGTTTGCCAACAAAGGTTAAAGGACAAGGACAAACATGTTAGCTTTCATGTATTAATATTTTGCTTTGGCCGTGGAACATACCATTCATCAGACGGAGGTGAACTCTCCATTATCTAAGGAAAATAGAATGAAATACGAAGTATCGTTTTTACTTAGAAGTTGAAATTGCTACCTGCTCAACCGAATGGTTCAGGCTCGTTGCAGTATCTGAAACTGATGCCCGCAGATCAGTGCCATCCAGGGAAGTATCTCTTAGAAAGCTCTTTTGAATTGAATTcccactgctgctgctgctgagcTGCGTTTCCGATGTGACTGAGTGTGAATTCGTAATCAGGGTTGTGCCATCATGGTAAGAGATCTCGCTTCCAGTACTGTCTGAAGGGGTAGCTCCCCTGTTAGACAACTTGTTGACCTGTGGCAGTGTGTGATCATGCTGAGATGacagagaagcctggtggaatgcCACATTTTCTGTTCCATTTCTGTGAATCCAATCTGCAGTAAAAAAGAATAGTTACTACACCAGAAAATTTAAGTTCCTGTTTTCTGAGGCAGGTTCCTGAGAGTTTGGTAGTTCTACTTATGTGAAGCTTCTCATCTAAATAGAGGGTAATTAAGACTAGTTACATTATTTTTGCACGGACAAATTAATTGTATTCAGTTGATGACTGTAAAAAAATCACAAATTCTCGAAGACAACTTTCTTTTTTCACAGACTTGAGTATTACCTGAGCGTGCACTAGAGGATAGGCTTCTAGTGCTAGGAGAAGAAACAGTTGAAGAAGATATAGACCTAGGTGTTTCACAGGTATCAGATGTAGCTGTGTGCACGAATGATAGTTTGCCTTTTGAGATGATGTATGCTGTACAGAATCTTGGAATGCATTCAGAGATTTTGGATGCAGTCTTGCTTACTTTGACCTTCCTGGAAGTAGTTGATAATGTTAAACCAATGATCAGTACTGCAGAATATGCTTTCATCTCATATAATTGCAGACTATCTTCCTTTTTTTTGTATAAAAGTGTCTCTTAGTGCACAACTAATGAAGCCACACCACCACTATTTGGGTAGATAATTAATAAAAACGTTCGGCAATGATAAAGGAACAGGTAACGACATGCAGTACTTAATGCCTTTTTTGGTGGACAACTGCTCATCCTAGAGTTTCTTCAGAATTCAACATAAACGTCCAATCAGGTAGTTTCAGTGCAAGTGCAACGTTCAGCGGTAGGCTCGTAGCTTGGGAATTGATTGCGAAGAATAGTCATCCTACCAAGTGCTTAAGCTTTTCTAACTTCTTTTTTTCATAGTACACCAGCTATAATCCAAAAAGTTTTTCAAGTAGTAGGTTAAATAATGTTTCAGATTAATACTGAGACATCAGTGAAGAGAATATACCTTCGGAATATGCTTTTCGATGAAGAACCTAAGACCAACTTGCCGATATTAAATTTGTCGATTTCTTCGCTTATAGCAGAAGGCACATCTACAGATTCAAGTAAAACAGCTTCAGCCTCCACCTGTTCATCAAACGGAGTAAAACACATTAGTATCATATATCATGAGTTGTTAAATGCTAAACTATTCAATTGCCGCAAGCCAATTAACCACCTGTCTTTGAGCACACATCTTCTTGAATGGAAGCAACATATTCCTTGCTTGCCATTCCACCTCTTCCCTGTATGCCGATGCTACATCATCTCGCACTCTTGAAATCGGGACGTAATTGCCCACTGAAAGAAGATGAAGAATAGCAGGTAAGTGTTCTGAATATTCCGTAACGAACAGTACCTATAGCATTGATTCAATATTGTCCAAACCTAGCACAAACAAAAAAGGATCCAGAATTCGTATTCATCTACCTAATAATGCAGTACGCCGAAGGACAAACTCTGCAGTCTGCAGTTGGTACTCGGGTAGGTGTAGTCTTGTGACACTGACAGCTAAAATAAGTTGTTCATGGATGGTGCTACTGGCAAGATAAATTACTTATAGATAAAAGTCATCATCGTTTTGTTCAATTTATGGATAAGCAGACCCCTAAAGCATATATTTCTTAAGATTTGTATTTTCTGATATAAGGGTGTCTACAAAAAAAAACTGCATTTTATTCGTGCAAACGTCAAGAACTGCGAATTCAGACAGTTTGCAGTGATTCAGAAAATCTGCAGCAACGGAGCGACAGAGAGAAAAGAATACTGACGAAGGAAAATGTTCATTATCTACAAAAAAACTGCATTTTCTTGTTCAGACAACAAGAACTGCAAATTCAGACAGTATACAATCATGGAGAAAATATGCAGCAGtggaggaacaagaggaaaaagGGAAATACAGACTTGGAGTGGGCACCATGGTGATGGGCGGGCGGACATGCAGGATCCGGAAGAGGACCTGGCCTCCTGGCACGAACTTGTCGAGGGCCCACTTGAGCGCGTGCCTGCTGTTCTTGCTCCCGCTCACCGCGATCGCCACCGTGCTCACGCCGGGAGCCTCCATCTCCGGCACCGTCTCGCAGGACTCGTCTTCCTCAATCTCCATCGATCTCTGTATCTCTTCTACCCTCCTACTTAATCAATCGCTGttcgcggcgcaacaccaagaaCAGCATCAGAATTATTCAGCTCCTTGtttgaagaaaagaagaaaagaaatacTCAGCTCGGGTTGAGATTGATATGTTTCATGTGAGGCGAGAGATTCGCTGACCGATCGCGCGTACCTTTGAGCAGCCATGGCGACGATGACGAGAGGGGGGTGGAACCGCCAAGGAAGTCAAGAGATGCGGACATTGAGTGAGGACTGAGCACATGGCACAGGGCAGAGGCGTCTGCGGTTAAGTTAGTTGGAACGAAATAATTGCAAGGGACAGAGGTCGAGAGTGTGTACACGAGACAAAAGTGGACATAATGCTAAGCTTACCCGCAGATTCACTGGGGAAATGtgatactccctctgattcatattaattgacttcaatatggatgtatctaaaactaaaatatgtctagatacatccagatttgagtcaattaatatgaactggAGGGGGCAATCATCAAATAATCCTAGTATCTGTAGTagtattattttttacatgctaTATGTAATATCTGATATGTCATGAGAGTATAACTTTTTTTTTGCCAGGGGAGGCCACCGTGGCACGAGATTATAAATCCACAGTATTAGTATGAAAAGACAACATGTTTTTGAGAGAAAAATGCGACCATAAATATCGGATATCAACGATGCATAATTGTTAACTAACTATCAGATTCCTaaaaatgtttttgctatttcccTGACTGAGAGATAGCTATTTCTACATCCGCACAGAATATTTTTCCCATGTAGCATTTATAAGTCAATGCTAAGAAAATCATCTCATGTGAAGACTGAGATTTATGCAATAAATACTAAGGAATAATTATTCCCATGTAGACTAAAATTAGCCACTCCCTCCTAGAAAATATCATATCATGGGATTGTCTATACCCCATATCTAATATAGAAGGAGCAACACAAGTATGTGTTTGATCAACATTTCGCATTTTAGTGAATAACCACTTTTACATGTTTTATAGTTTTTTCAGCTGCTTTTGTATGCTATCAATTATAAGCTTAAAATTTTGCCATGCCTTTAAAAGAAAAGTAGATTTCCATCCCTGTGGCATGTCTAATGTTTTTTATTCTATTGCATTATGCAATTAGTTTAGAACATGTCATGGCTTATCAGAAAAGTGTCTTCCAAGGAAAATGCACGATGTACATGTGCGAGCATGTGAGGAGTGTGCGTGCCATGCACATTCCTACATCGAAGGAGTCTTTGAAGGGAATTCAAAGGTGCACCTAGAACTCGGAGCATCTGCTGGTGCAAAATATTTTAAGTTTAATAAAATAAGACATGTAAAAGTCTTAGTCCTTTTTGTGCTTATAAAAGTTCTTTGGAAAAACACGAATGCAAATCCATGTGTAAAAAACGAAATTTAGTGTTCTCTGATTATTTTCTTGTTTGAGCATCGAAGTTTTTTTTCTTCCTAAAGGGAGAAAAATACTTTCGAGGAAAATTTACGGCCACATGGAAACATGATCATTTTTGTGTGTAATTCTCAGATCATATTTCAAAATTATTTAAGGGAGAATGTTCTACAAATTTGATGCTCACAGGAGCCATTTAGCACCCATTTAGCTGCTAATAGACATAGTCGGATGATTGTGTATGATTGCGGTGTGAGCACGGCGTTGCTCACCATGGGACCGAAAACCCGTTCACATCAATTAATCGTCTGCATTGACCAGACGTAGACATTAATACCCAGAAAATACCACAAGTACTCGAGTAAGATGCCATGCTAACATTCAGGGCCCTTTGGAATAGAGCAGAAAATTTAGGATTGTTCTCTTGTAGGTTTTGTTTTCGCGTGGAAGGTTTTATTGGATTACTAGTTTTTTTCTGCGGGTATTTTTTGGATTACTAGTTGACTAGTTATAGAAGTCAAGTGGAGAAAAGAACTGGCGAGATTGGCAACAACAATCTGTAGAAGATTGGTCATGTTTCTCCTTT
It includes:
- the LOC127311362 gene encoding U-box domain-containing protein 35 → MEIEEDESCETVPEMEAPGVSTVAIAVSGSKNSRHALKWALDKFVPGGQVLFRILHVRPPITMVPTPMGNYVPISRVRDDVASAYREEVEWQARNMLLPFKKMCAQRQVEAEAVLLESVDVPSAISEEIDKFNIGKLVLGSSSKSIFRRKVKVSKTASKISECIPRFCTAYIISKGKLSFVHTATSDTCETPRSISSSTVSSPSTRSLSSSARSDWIHRNGTENVAFHQASLSSQHDHTLPQVNKLSNRGATPSDSTGSEISYHDGTTLITNSHSVTSETQLSSSSSGNSIQKSFLRDTSLDGTDLRASVSDTATSLNHSVEQRDLKLEIENIKVKLQHLQKLHEVDQNESVDSPQKVCDTLGIRHNKEQIKHREIDMTEHMVRRLVRKMEREEHNVTKTESQTSLDSSEREAIQTNGDHQSAVEKKTGQEIAGRFFTEYNRYSWEQLQAATSSFSSDLVIGKGTYGTVYRAKFPHTVAAVKVLNSLEGFGSKQLQQELEVLGKIRHPHLLLLLGACPEHGCVVYEFMENGSLDDMLHHRRNGTPPLAWYDRIRIAWEVATAVAFLHSARPDPIIHRDLKPANILLDRNLASKVGDVGLSTALPLRATGEGQHTMVKNTAPVGTFCYIDPEYQRTGAVSAKSDVYALGVVVLQLLTGRTSPLGLAHAVETALEDGGSAFTDILDATGGKWPLEEAQELAVLALRCAEMRRRDRPGLHEHVLPALERIKDVAARAARLVRSASAATAPPGHFLCPILQEVMVDPVVASDGYTYDRKAIEMWLGMKDKSPMTNLRLQSRSLIPNHSLRSAIMDWRSSSR